The sequence GAACAAatgcaaattttttaaaacgtttggtttttaaaaatgaacgagatctaatcatttcttcaaatgtgtcaagactagactGAGGATAGAAAATGGTGTTCATGAATTAAAGATAATAttgatatttgggtgcacagaatctagtcccaaaatgcaccagatTTCGAGGCAAATATTTACATAGTTACATACTAATATTTAAAACTGTCCGATCCTACACTTGGCGCTATGCACcccaacgatcatgcctttgctgtcactttgtttctttaatacaaatttctgaatccgggaatgcaaagtttcttttcagttcatgtgttacaaaattaataattaaaaaaaaaaaaagtacacatTAATCATGCGTAACGTCACGCTCAACCTCATGGCATCAGTGCATTTGGATGATGTGGGTGCAACATCAAGTCAGACGTGACAGTATTCATGCTTCATAGCAAACTAAGAAGAAAAATTCTATTAAAACTTATctttttaaagggaaataatgGACATCAAAATTAATAGGAAACAagtatgaaattaggtgctatcTAAATGGCAGAGTTCTCATGCCCCATAAAAAATTGAAGAAGTTGTATTATCGTAAATTAATGGCAATACCTGGTATTGAAGAttctttttatgaagtttaatgttcTGTTAAGTTATTAACGCAATTTTTTGCATTAATGATTATCCATAATTCTGAATGTAATATCAGTTTGTTATGATTCTTAGACTGCAATAAAATTAAAACTCAATTTGgcaatttttttattctaaataaaaaggaatACGTCTACTACAGCATAAAGATGAGGAAAAAATCTTTGGCTTTCCCGTATAAAAAGTACAACAACACAGTTGaccatttaaacgagttgtacaGTTACAGTTGATTCTGTAATGAAATCTGTTTGATCTAACTCAGTTGTTCAAACACAAGCCCTCGCCCAAACTTATCATCAGGTCCAGGCAAAATTTTCATGATGTATACTGTTCAATGGCTCGAACTGTGTATAACTTGAACAACTTTTGATGGTTCTATCATGTTTGAGCAAACAAAATTGTACTGTACCACTTGCTAAAGCAATTCACAGGTTGTTGTACATTTtgtcaaattcattgaaaaatacttGCATTGCACAGATGAAAGTTTAATGAACCAGAAAATGTCCTTActtgtactgatgataaacccggacagatgataaagtcgaccaccttggaattattcgattgcaattggttatttatatataattgaacacaccatctaatagcaaccacttacaacaccaactggtgtaaacagaaacaaaattggtaaatattctgtaaaaataaatgacttacatttatctgtataacaaaacatttatccaaaattactggggaagagggtgtttttttacgcatgctcactgtcaacacatatAGGCCTGACAATCATGACaatgggtcacttttcattatttgatcagaaatgactgttgcagcatttttgggaaagtttcaatataatactttGAGGAAAATGTTGttaatgacaaagtggtcgaaattatcatcagtcaacgttcgtacagtccccattttacatacccctttcagggcctcgcTTCATGTGAGtatgcttactaaatataaatttaaattacgTCAGTTTTTCAGCAgatgttaaactttattttgataccaaccaatttgataacaatttgcaaaaataaaaaagttaaaggtGAAAAACCTCATTTTCTTTCCGGGGTTTATCATCAGCACTAGTAGGcctaaaaaatgttgtttctggTATCTTGACCTGCCCTTAATTTTTGGCCCAACCagacaatttaatgtttttattgacttggagattttttttttcaactttttatgctttagatatgatcagtgatgttagaaatgaACTTACTGATGGTCGATAGGcataacctccttatttgtattaatttttttggacacaaaaataatttccgaaaagtcccaatTATTAATAAATAACCCCCCACTCCCCAAAAAATTACCAACCTACTAACCATAATTGTTTAAAAGCGTGctaccagaaacaaacatttatttttttaggccttatcatGATGCAAATTATCACACAATGATACTCAGGCATGTTCCAAAATGAAAACACTCCTACATCTCGTGATTTGTGGTTCATTAGGCCTATTTAAACATGCCTGGTTTTAGGTCAGTTGTATCAGCATGGTTCAGATGAACTAGTCTGGTGCAAAAGATTCATCTGTCTGACCTGTCAGATGGCCAAGTCCTGTGGGTACTTTTAATGATCAacagcttttatcatttttagctcttctgattttttgaaaaaaaaaagatgagttattgtcatcacttgatggGCGTCGGcattggcattgcctggttaagttttatgtttaggtcagcttctcctaaactatcaaagctattgctttgaaacttgcaacacttgttcaccatcataagctgaccctgtacatcaagaaacataactccatcctgctttttgcaagaattattgcccctttttggactttgaaaatatcagatttcttggttaagttttatgtttaggtcaattttttctcttaaactgtcaaagctattgctttgaaacttgcaacacttgttcaccatcataagctgaccctgtacgtcaagaaacataactccatcctgctttttgcaataattattgccccttttggacttagaaaatcagttttcttggttgagtattatgtttaagtcagcttttcgcataaactgtcaaagctattctttaaaacttgcaacagtttttaaccatcataagcggacactgaacatcaagaacataactctatcctgctttttgcaagaatgatgccctttttagacttagaaaatcatgggacaatatttctattatacaaaaaaaatcagatgagcgtcagcacccgcattgcggtgctcttttAGTTAATATGGACATTTGATCAGAGTATCATCCAGTATGGAATGTTATGATACTATCCAATATGGAAATGTAATAGATCTTCACATGGTACAAATGCGGATTGCTGATTGGAAAACAAAAGTAGGAatagaatgatatattttataatggtaaaaccaacatagtggctttgcgaccagcatggatccacaccagcctgcgcatccccacagtctggtcaggatccatgctgtttgctaacagtttctctaatagcaatagacTTTgtagccatgctggtcgcaaagccactatgttggttttcccatggcatggctcatatgttgGCTCATATACAAAATTCACACAAAGTGAAGTaatgatacataattatgttcttgaCAACAAAGAAAATGACATCATATGACCTTCAGCTTGTcctggaagtaaagaaaatgaaaatacacaGGCTAAACTTCACATTTGCATTGGACTTTAGTCATGGTTCACATGTTGGGATCCTCCATTTAAATGTATGCACATGGACTGCATTTTAAGcacgactttttgaagaaaaagtagagctattgcacccGCCCAGGCATCGtcgtcaccgttggttaaagtttttgataaagtcaaatatctctgtcaaagctattgacttgaaacttaaaatacttattaactatcaaagtctacaccatgagacacaattcccataactcagatttgaattttgacagagtaatgcccCGTTTTAACTTGTaattttctggttaaagtttttgataaagtcaaatatctctgttactattaaagcttttgacttgaaactcaaagtacatgtagttatttactatcaaagtctacacgaagagaaacaattcccatatcagatttgaattttcacagagttatgtccctttttaacttgcaatggaattttttttactggcaaagatCTGATTCAGAGTCATTGcgctgagaaaagtcaagcgcactgtcttacggacagctcttgttttgataaTGAGGAGTCAACTTTTAATAAGAAAAGAATATATTACAATGTTTTGtccaaataataatataatacagcgagaaaatgacatatattttttaacattttctgatgAGTTCCTAAATCAATTGAGCCGCTATAAAACTAAGTTTTCGAAATCTGTCATAACAAATAATTTTTCTCAAGAGATGCTTTTCTTATTTGCATTTGTATCGAGAGGGCATATAGTTATCTTGGACTTTGTCTGCAAAAAATAATGAAGTGAAATAGTCAGTCAGTTGCAAAttgcatattgtttttgcccttgccgtctgtccgtccgtctgcactaagcttgtccagctttcacagatCAAACagtgaatgaaacttcacaggagtgatcagtactaagccAAGATGTGCATATCACCAACACGTTTCCCTTCACTATACAAAATGGCCACCATAGCTAAAGATAGAAAagtcttgtccagctttcacaggtcaaactgctggccagattttgacgaaacttcacaggagtgatcagtaccaagacAATTTGTGCATATCGGGGACATGTTCTGCTTTGCTGAACAAAATGGCTTCCAGAGCTATAGATTTAAAAATcctgtctggctttcacaggtcaaactgctggctggattttgaagaaacttcacaggagtgatcagtaccaaccatGTCACTGGCATGTTCCACTTTgttgcacaaaatggccgccagagttaaaaatagcaaaatcttgtctggctttcacaggtcaaactgctggacagatttcaacAAAACTTTACAGCAGTGATCGGTACCaggcctagttgtgcatattgccgacACGTTCTGCTTTACTGCACAAAATGACCGCCAgtgctaaaggtatacatagagGGGAGACATAtggttttgtgacaaaaacaccttctagttttaTTGTGtatcatttaaacaaataatgttaattatctttttacattatatttctatATTCGCAGGCATTTTGAAGGAAGAGTTCTAAAGACTAGCATCTATTTTGCAGCATTATAGACATTTTCAAGCAGATGCTAAAAAGACTGTTTGAACCAGTGAACATCAGGCACAAGCCAAAAAAAGtagatatttttgacattttgtgttaaaatgaaaattaacagtCCATGAAATAAGAACTCTACTTCATGTGTGGATGGTTGTAAAAACATGGACTTGGCGTTACCCTGCCAAGGACTGAAAACCACTGAATTTATTTCAAGCATACATTCACATGGGATAAGAACCAAAGAAAACAGAGTTTGAGGTTTCACTGCTTGAGATCAGGAGATAATGAATAATACAGAATAACAGACAGGAAAatggaaaatgtttgaaaatttcattCTTATGTGAAACTGTCAAGTATGAAAAAGGATATAGGAGAGAAGGAATAAATGCAACATTGGTGTTTATATATTCATTCCTGAGAGAACTAGATGGGATGTAGTCATAATGAGAAAGTGAACATGTATTCTGAATTGACAAATGAAAGAAATCCTTAAAATTATGACTTTCAGATAAGCAAAACTCAGAACagtgtagtagggtagagtatattaattttttaatctAGGGTGCACTTATTCAACCTTGCTGTTGAGCTAATTTTTATAGCGACATGGAAGACTGTTCGCCTTAGGTGTAAGAGGTCTCGGGTTTGATACCCGGTCAGGTCTGAATtaattttcagcctgttacaacagtaataaaaaaaacaacaaaacaaaataaattaacataCACACTGAACAGAACTGCTTTAAATGTGCTGTTAACACATAtagatatactgtaaaatcatttaatttcgtgggcatgaaatttcgtggttttggtcaaaacggcaattttgtggggattagaattcatggatttcaacttttgaacatgaaatgaatgggaattttacttgttcattgggattaaatttcgttgattgactcaaccacgaaatccacgaaaattagccccccacgaatattaatgattccacagtacTTACAATAGATACATGTACCTGTAATGTAATATGGCAGAATATACTGAAGAAAAACGTTTTAAATGTAATGTATGTAGTTATTCCAGTAACTATAAAGTTGATGTGACAAGACATttgagaatacatactggagaaaaatgttttaaatgtgattATTGTagttatacatgtaattttagCAGTAATCTTAAAGTTCACATGAAAATTCATGAAagagtaaaatcatttttatgtcaTATTTGTGGTCATGCATCTACTTTATACAGCGACCTGAAAAAGCATCTTAGAATACACACAAAAGAGAAAAGCTTCAAGTGCGGTCTCTGTGATTACATGAGTGATTACAGCAAAGACCTGAAATGTCATCTGGCAAAACATACTGGAGAAAAGCACTTCAAATGTCATATTTGTAGTTACGCAAGTTTTGACAGCAGATCTCTGAAAAGTCATCTGAGaaaacatactggagagaaatgctttaagTGTGATCTTTGTAATTATACAACTAATTATAGTTTTGATTTGAAAAAGCATATGGCTGTACACACTAAAGAGAAAcgttttaaatgtcatatttgtaATTATGAAAGTTACCATAGTGGTAATCTGAAAAGACACGTAATGGTTCATACAGGAGAGAAATGCTTTAGATGTGATATTTGTGGTGAAACTTTAAATTGTTACAGTGATCTGAAAAGGCATATAGAAAAACACACTGATGAGAAACCTTTTAAATGCCACATTTGCAGTTATGCAAGTTACAGAAGAAAACTTTTAGAATGCCATTTGAGAAAGCATACGGGAGAGAAACACTTCAAATGTGGTATTTGTAGTTTTTCCAGTTTTAAAAGCGGCGATCTGAAAAGGCACACtagaatacatacaggagagaagaGTTTTAAGTGTGAGATCTGTGATTATAGTTGCAATCTCAGTGGGTCATTGAAAACTCATATGAAAATCCATGGAGAGAAGcaatttaaatgtgatgtttgcaGTTATGCAAGTTATACCAGCAATGGCCTGAAAAGACACATGAGAACGCATACAGGAGAACACTGCTTTCAATGCAACATTTGTAGTTACCTATGTTATGACAAAAGTGAGTTGAAGCGTCACGAGATGATACATTCAGAAGAGAAAAGCTTTAAATGTCATGTTTGTAGTTTCGCAAGTAATCATAGCGCTGATGTGAAAATACATCTAAGGATACACACAGGAGAGAAACGATATAAATGTGATGTTTGTAGCTACACGAGTAACTACTTGAGGGATCTGAGAGGTCATATGAGTAAccatacaggagagaaacgctttaaatgtgatgtttgcaATTATGCAAGTAATTATAAAAGCAGTTTGAAAATGCATGCCAGAAGGCATACTGGagaaaaacgctttaaatgtgatgtttgcaGTTTTGCAAGTCATGCTAACGGTGATCTGAAAAGGCATATTACAATACACACAGGAGAGAAATGCTATAAATGTGAGTTGTGTAGTTATAAATGCAATCACAGCAGTAACCTGAAAAAACACATGAAAGTCCATGAAGGAGATAAAGCATTGAGTTGTGATGTTGAACTTACAGGTACCTAGGTTGTTACAGATAAGCTCCAAAAGTGTATAATCAAACAATGTTTCTCAATACAGACCTGGAGCAGTCTTCTGCACATCACGTGTCAGGAAGTGATTATCTATTGGAGCACGCGGCAAAAAGTGCAGATGCTATTGCATGTCCACACACGTTTAATGTATGATATGTATtacatactgactaaaggttagagttaaaaTTACCatggtttcaaaatatatacattaaagatacttacCATTCAGATCGCATGAatcaggtatatatatatatatatatatatatacaagggACTTTTATTTATATCAGGCATGGCAGGCCCCAATTTCATGAAAcaacttaaaggtccattactaagggaaagtgagttggcaatttttttcatagccagtgcatggacttctgcaagacactaaataatgaagattggcaggtcaaaatttacagaaggtctttggaactcaaagaaatgtac is a genomic window of Mercenaria mercenaria strain notata chromosome 18, MADL_Memer_1, whole genome shotgun sequence containing:
- the LOC128550435 gene encoding zinc finger protein 845-like encodes the protein MAEYTEEKRFKCNVCSYSSNYKVDVTRHLRIHTGEKCFKCDYCSYTCNFSSNLKVHMKIHERVKSFLCHICGHASTLYSDLKKHLRIHTKEKSFKCGLCDYMSDYSKDLKCHLAKHTGEKHFKCHICSYASFDSRSLKSHLRKHTGEKCFKCDLCNYTTNYSFDLKKHMAVHTKEKRFKCHICNYESYHSGNLKRHVMVHTGEKCFRCDICGETLNCYSDLKRHIEKHTDEKPFKCHICSYASYRRKLLECHLRKHTGEKHFKCGICSFSSFKSGDLKRHTRIHTGEKSFKCEICDYSCNLSGSLKTHMKIHGEKQFKCDVCSYASYTSNGLKRHMRTHTGEHCFQCNICSYLCYDKSELKRHEMIHSEEKSFKCHVCSFASNHSADVKIHLRIHTGEKRYKCDVCSYTSNYLRDLRGHMSNHTGEKRFKCDVCNYASNYKSSLKMHARRHTGEKRFKCDVCSFASHANGDLKRHITIHTGEKCYKCELCSYKCNHSSNLKKHMKVHEGDKALSCDVELTGT